Proteins from one Paenibacillus amylolyticus genomic window:
- a CDS encoding alpha/beta-type small acid-soluble spore protein has translation MARSNRKVVPESRQMLDQMKYEIAAEFGLNVGYGGRGLAGADTEFGSELGEVSDHSYGQYKGWGHLTSRENGSVGGEITKRLIRQAEQHL, from the coding sequence ATGGCTAGAAGTAATCGCAAAGTGGTACCCGAAAGTCGTCAAATGCTGGATCAGATGAAGTATGAGATTGCTGCAGAGTTTGGCCTCAATGTGGGGTATGGTGGCAGAGGATTGGCTGGTGCGGATACAGAATTTGGATCTGAACTGGGTGAAGTGAGTGATCACTCTTATGGGCAATATAAAGGGTGGGGACATCTGACTTCCCGCGAGAATGGATCGGTTGGTGGAGAGATCACCAAAAGGCTAATTCGTCAGGCAGAGCAGCACTTATAG